One genomic region from Chionomys nivalis chromosome 17, mChiNiv1.1, whole genome shotgun sequence encodes:
- the LOC130888907 gene encoding 60S ribosomal protein L32 produces the protein MAALRPLVKPKIVKKRTKKFIRHQSDRYVKIKRNWRKPRGIDNRVRRRFKGQILMPNIGYGSNKKTKHMLPSGFRKFLVHNVKELEVLLMCNKSYCAEIAHNVSSKNRKAIVERAAQLAIRVTNPNARLRSEENE, from the coding sequence ATGGCTGCCCTCCGGCCTCTGGTGAAGCCCAAGATCGTCAAAAAGAGGACCAAGAAGTTCATCCGGCACCAGTCAGACCGATATGTCAAGATTAAGCGAAACTGGCGGAAACCCAGAGGTATTGACAACAGGGTGCGGAGAAGATTCAAGGGCCAGATCCTGATGCCCAACATTGGTTATGGGagcaacaagaaaaccaagcacaTGCTGCCTAGCGGCTTCCGGAAGTTTCTGGTCCACAACGTCAAGGAGCTGGAGGTGCTGCTGATGTGCAACAAGTCTTACTGTGCTGAGATTGCTCACAATGTTTCCTCCAAGAACCGAAAAGCCATCGTGGAAAGAGCAGCACAGCTGGCCATCAGAGTCACCAATCCCAACGCCAGGCTGCGCAGCGAAGAGAATGAGTAG